In Humulus lupulus chromosome 7, drHumLupu1.1, whole genome shotgun sequence, the following are encoded in one genomic region:
- the LOC133788639 gene encoding uncharacterized protein LOC133788639 — translation MASKDEYPTINSSVVPKKRKKIIGLDELVADFYKEQSKNVEKESKRAKAAKKKFLLEEQDMKEASLSKLVDECHIQMNEMSGEEESSEWGIQLFRDQKSPPSLVNPVEGCGLLKFFLNSELNSLVELSLENGDSFIEGLLVDGWLTKLVLTYRHVEESIAVWTYNLVLYSSNEKLRTSACDFWCVILSSEKELKIDWFPNYSELRRALEVYGFLFSNIGAANANSSCGGPAQNIISWIKFVTAACQFRSKWSVFSTSEAEELVEVIICFFLDRQLQGLSVLLCECTQAVIGYFTDKEWEVSCEKVAKSLACRVPKDLNCIRVVECISGVDDRNKHLRSAVAFEILIGFFDYKAAQHDEVLRLLIAINLKDKKCDLYKMYIYLMLTQNWLLSENLLENNVVLKEMYGLYLRNCCCQISSTDLRTFASKVRDKASFFLQGASKI, via the exons ATGGCGTCCAAGGATGAATATCCAACTATCAATTCCTCTGTTGTCCCCAAGAAAAG GAAGAAGATTATTGGGTTGGATGAACTTGTGGCTGATTTTTACAAGGAGCAAAGCAAGAATGTTGAGAAAGAATCTAAACGAGCAAAGGCGGCAAAAAAGAAATTTTTACTTGAAGAACAAGATATGAAAGAAGCGTCTTTGTCTAAACTTGTTGATGAGTGCCACATACAG ATGAATGAAATGAGCGGGGAAGAAGAGAGCTCAGAATGGGGCATTCAGCTTTTTCGAGATCAG AAATCGCCACCTAGTCTAGTAAATCCAGTGGAAGGTTGTGGTCTTTTGAAGTTTTTCTTGAATAGTGAACTCAATTCTCTGGTTGAACTTTCTTTGGAGAATG GAGACTCTTTTATTGAAGGATTGCTAGTGGATGGCTGGCTTACAAAATTAGTTCTCACATATAGGCATGTAGAAGAGTCAATAGCTGTATGGACGTATAATTTGG TGTTGTATTCATCGAATGAGAAGTTGAGAACATCAGCGTGTGACTTCTGGTGTGTGATTCTTTCATCCGAAAAAGAG CTTAAAATAGATTGGTTTCCTAACTATTCTGAGCTAAGAAGAGCTCTTGAAGTCTATGGATTTCTGTTTTCTAACATTGGAGCTGCTAATGCCA ATTCTAGTTGTGGGGGGCCTGCTCAAAATATTATATCTTGGATCAAGTTTGTTACTGCCGCTTGTCAATTTAG GAGTAAGTGGTCTGTTTTTTCAACATCAGAAGCTGAAGAGTTAGTTGAAGTCATCATTTGTTTCTTTTTAGACCGCCAGCTTCAAGGTCTGTCTGTTCTTTTGTGCGAATGCACGCAAGCAGTTATTGGTTACTTCACGGACAAGGAATGGGAAGTCAGCTGTGAGAAAGTTGCAAAATCTCTTGCGTGCAG AGTACCAAAGGACTTGAACTGCATAAGAGTCGTAGAATGCATTTCAGGAGTCGATGATCGCAATAAGCATCTTAGAAGTGCAGTTGCTTTTGAAATTCTTATTGGTTTCTTTGATTATAAG GCTGCTCAACACGATGAGGTCCTAAGATTGCTTATTGCAATTAATTTGAAGGACAAAAAGTGTGATCTATATAAGATGTACATCTACTTGATGTTGACCCAGAACTGGCTCTTGTCTGAAAATCTTTTAGAAAACAATGTAGTTCTGAAAGAGATGTACGGTTTATATCTCCGAAACTGTTGCTGCCAGATCAGCAGCACAGATTTGAGGACTTTTGCATCGAAG GTCCGCGACAAGGCCTCATTCTTTCTACAAGGAGCCTCCAAAATATAG